GAGGGGAGTCCCGTCGAATGGCGGGTGGGGTCGGACCGTCTGGTGTGGAACTCCATCCACCGCCTGCAGGGGGTGGTCGAGACGGAGTCGGACGACTGGCTCGTGGCGACGGGGACGCAGAGCTTCGTGATCCGGCTCTCCAACGGAGCGGCGCATGAGCTGACGGGAGCCAACGTTTCGCAATCCGGTCGGGGGGCGATCGCCGAGGGGCTCCTCTATCTTCCGGTGTCCGGTCCCGCGGGCGGAGATCCCGCGGGGGCGCTGGCGGTGTACGACCTGTGGACGTGGAAGACGCTGGAGCGGCGGCCCTGGAGGGAAGCGGGGGAGGGCGGGAACCTGCTCGTGGCGGGCCGGTCTCTGGTGGCCGCGGGGTCGAAGGTCGCGGTCTACGCCGACGCGGAGACGCTGCGCGCGGAGTTCGCGCGGCGGCTCGGCCAGAGCCCGCCGCACGCGGAGTCGTTCCTGGAGTTCGGGGATCTCATGCGCCAGAACGGGCGCCTGGAGGAGGCCGCGGAGGCGTACCTCGGGTTCGTCCGGGCGGCGGAAGGCGACCCGCGGCACGAAGCCCGGGCCCGCCAGGTGCGCGGCGAGCTTCACGCCATTTTCCTGCGGCGGGGAGACGAGGCGGCCGGCGCGGTGGGGGATACGCGTTCGCTCCACCGAGCGCTGGAGTTCTACCGCACCGCGCGCGAGTTTGCCTACGACGCCGAATCCGAGGCGCTGGCCACGCGGAAGATGGCCGAGACGTACGAGCGCCTGGAGCGCTGGAAGGACGCGGTCACTCACTGGCAGCGTCTGCTGGAAGGGGGCCGGGAGCTTTACCGGAGGGAGTCCGAGCAGGCGATCACCCTCTGGGAGCACGCCCGGCGCCGGATCGAGGAGATTGTGACCCGCGCCCCGGACGCCTACGACGAGGTGGAGCGCCGCGCGGCGGAGGCGCTGCGCCAGGCGGAGCGGGAGGGAGCGGACGCCCTCCGCGGGATTCTGGAGCGCTTTCCCAACTCGCGCAGCGCGCGGGACGCCTGGCGGCGGCTGCGCGATCTGCTGCGCGAGGGCGGGTCGCTCGAGCGCCTGCGGGGGCTCTACGACGAATTCCGCGACCGCTTCAAGACGGAGCTTCCGTTCGACGCGTACCAGGACCTTCTGGAGCTCCTGGAGAAGCTGGGCGACTGGGAGCGCTTCGGGTTCGAGCTCGGGAAGTTCGCCGAGAGATTTCCGGACGAGAAGATGTCGCGGGACGGGGGCGCGACGGTTCGGGAGTACGTCGAGCGGCGCCGGCGCGAGCTGGGGGCGCGTCCGGCCGAGCGGGTCCATGGCCGGGGGTTGCCCGCGCGCACGGCCGAGCTGGAGGCGATCCGGCCGCCGGCGGAGGCGGACGGCGCGGGGCTGGGCCACTGGCCGCTGCGCCCGCGGGGGATCGAGCCTCCGGGATTTTCGGCGGCGCTGGAGCTTTTCGTCCGTGGCTCGAGTGTGGAGCTCTGGGACTTGAAGCGGAAGCAGCGCCTGTGGGCGGCTCCCTGTCCCGGCGGGTATCTGGGCGTTCAGGGCCGGGCGGCGTCCGAAGAGTCTTTCGGAGTCCGGCTGACGGACGTGCGGTCCGGTTCACCCGCTCAGGAGGCGGGGCTGGCGCCCGGGGATCTCCTTGTCGAGGTGGACGGCAAGCCGGCGGACGAGAAAACGCTCGAGGACATCGGAAGCCGTCACGCGCCGGGGGAGGCGGTGGAGATCGTCTTGCGCCGCGGGGACCGCGCCGTGCGGACGCGGGTCATGCTGGGCGGCCATCCGCCGGATCGACGTCCGGTCGTGGTGGGCGCGGCCTTCACGCGCGACTACGGCCTGGCGGTCGCGTGGGAGGACCGGGTGGCCTGGCTCGATCCGGCGACCGGCCGGGCTCGCTGGGTCTTCCGCGGACTGCGCCCTTCGTGCCGGATCCAGGCCTTTCACGCCACGGACGGGAGGCTCTATCTCCTCGAGGCCCCGGATTCCCCCCGCGGTACCGAACGGGGGACGCGGGAAGTCCGGAGCGGGACCGATGGGGACGGCTCCGAGGCTCCCTTCGACCGTCTTTTGTGCCTGAGCGACGCCACCGGCCAGGTGCTCTGGGCCAGGGTGTTCGAGCGGGATGCGGAGGCCCCGGCGGGCGCGCGGATCCTCTTCCTCGGCCCGTACCTTTCGGACGCGGTGACTTTTCTCCTCGATCAGACGCGATCCGGGAACCGGGAGCTTTCCGTCTGGAAGCTGGCGGCGGAGGCGCGCGAGGGGCGCGTTCTCTTCCGGCGTCCGTTGCAGGGGCAGGTTCAGGCGTTCGCGGCGGAACCGGACGGGAGCTATCTCTATTATGTGACGGATCTGACCAACGACCGGCGCGAGCGGATGCTGTACGGGATGCCGATCGAGCGAGGGCGCAAGCCCATGGAGATCGCCCTTCAGGCGCGGCATCTTCCGCCGGGGGCGGGGGCGTGCGGCCTTTCCGTTCTGGGGCCGTCGGTCGTCTGCCTGTCGGTTTCGCCCGCTCAACCCGGAGGCGATTACCGTCTGTGCGTGTTCCGGGACGGCCGGGAGGTCCGGCTTCAGCTTCCGGAGGGCCGGACGCTTCCGGCGGGGCGGCCGATCGAGCCGCCGGCGGACCGGGAAGGGATCCTTTACGTCTACAACGTTCCGCGGGAAGGAGGCGGTCCCGGATCGGATCGCGCGTTTCTGACCGCGTTACGGGGGGAGATGCGGGAAGGGGAGGATCCGCTGGTCTGGGACGCCCCGGCGCCGGTCTTGGGGGCCGGCCCGTCGGTCGCGTGGGCCGTTCTTCCCGAGGAAAACGCTTTCGTGGTCTTTTCCGCTTCGCACGCGGCCGTGCCGGGGCAGGCGCCGGAAGGGGGCGTGGCCGTCGTCTACGACAAGGCGCGCGGAGGTTACCTTCATCTGGCGCACACGGATCTTTCGGTTCCCGCGGATCCGGCGGGGGCGTCGGCGCGGCCTCCGGCGGAGCTGTGGCGCGGGCGCTTGTACGTGAGCGCCCGCGAGGCGGTTCAGGTCTACGGGGAGTAGCGCCCGCCTACCGAAGTTCCTTGATTCGAAGGTTCCGCCAGCGGACCTCGAGGGGCTCCGTCCGCTTTCCGACACCGTGGACCTGGAGGGCGATGAAGCCCTTGGGCGTGACGTCGTCCTTGAGATCGGCCGCGGGGACTCCGTTGATGAAGGTCCGGATCGAGTTCCCGCGGCACTCGATGCGGAACGCGTTCCATTCGCCCGGCTTGAAGGCCTTGCGGGCGGCCTCGTTGTTCTTGAGGTCGGCCAGCCAGCCCCGGCGGCCTTCGTCATAAATGCCCCCGCTGAAGGCGCGCGGGGAAGGGTCGATTTCGACCTGATACCCGTGGACGCGGCCGGCGGGGATCTTGAATTTCTTGCCGCCGATTTCCACTTCGCGGGCCTCCTCGAAGCACTGGCTGCGGATCTGGACTCCGGAGTTGAGGGCCGGGTCCACCTTGAATTCCAGTTCCAGGATGAAGTCCCCGTATTCCTTTTCGGTGCAGAGGAAGGAGTTCGGGGTATTCGGCACGGAGGAGCCCACGATGGCGCCGTCCTCGACGCGGTATTTGGCCTGTCCGCCCCGCTGGACCCACCCGGAGAGGTCCTTGCCGTTGAAGAGAGGGACGAAGCCGTCGTCGGCCTGCGTCGCGGCCGCCGCGGTCAGGACCAGCAGGAGCGTGCGCGTCATGGGGGTTCTCCCGAGATTCTTTCTATTATTAACGCGGATCGGGCCCCGCGGGGGGCGGGCTGGACAGGGGTTTCTCGTACAGTCGGTAGGTCTTGTAGGGTTTTCCGCCCATTTCCCGGATGGGACGGTTCATGAGGTCGTTGTTCTCGAGCACCCAGGAGAGCTCCGCCGCCCGGTAGCCGCGGGCCAGGCCGACCTCGATGAACTTCTGGTAGAAGAGGGTTCCGAGACCGTGGTTCTGGTACTTGCGACGGACGCCCAGAGCCACGAGGCGGAACGTGGGGATCTTGCGCAGGTTGAAGCGCAGGAAGTACCACCATCCGAACGGCCAGAGGGAGCCGTTGCAGCGTTTGAGGACGAGGTTGATGTTCGGGAGCGCGAAGGCGAAGCCGGCGGGCTCTCCGCGGATTTCGGCGATGTAGGCGAGTTCCGGGAGGAGGATCGCCTTGAGGTCCCCGGCGACGAAGCGGACCTCGTCCTCGGTCATGGGAACGAAGCCCCAGTTCTTCTCCCAGGCGTCGTTGTAGATGGACTGGACGATCTCCAGTTCCTCGTCCAGGCGGCTCGGGCGGATCTCCCGCAGGACGATCTCTCCGCGTTCGCGGACCTGGGCCGCCACGCGATCGACGCGGGCGCGGACGATTTCGTTGTGGACCAGGATGTACGCCCAGAGGTCGATGGCCTTTCGGAAGCCGGCGCCTTCGACGAGGCGGACATAGTAGAGCGGGTTGTAGTTCATCAGGACGAAGGGCGGCCACTGGAAGCCGTCCACGAGGAGACCGCAAGGGTCGTTGAGGGAGGGGTTGGCGGGTCCGAGCATGCGCGAGAGCCCCCGGGCGCGCAGCCAGTCGGCCGCGCGGTCGAAGAGGGCGCCGGAGGTCTCGGGGTCGTTTTCGCATTCGAAGTATCCCCAGAAGCCGGTGGATTCCCCGCGGATCTCGTTATGCCGGCGGTTGAGGATCGCGGAGATGCGGCCCACGGCGCGCCCCTCGCGCCGGGCGAGGAAGTGTTCCGCCTCGGCGTTCGCCCAGAACGGGTTGCGGCGGGGGTCGAGGATCTTGCGTTCGGAGGCCAGAAGGGGCGGGACCCAGTTCGGGTCCTCCGCGTAGAGCCGCCAGGGGAGCCGCAGGAATTCCTCCCGGGCGGCGCGGTCGCGGACGGGTTCGACGATGACTTGGCTCATAGGGGTCGGTTCATCCGGCGGTCGGGATTCCCAGGCGGCGGCAGGCCGCGTCGAGGGCCTTCCAGCCGGCCGGATCGAGCCGCAGGGGGATTTTCGCGTCGGGGGCTTCGATGAAGTATCCGGCCAGGCGGTGGTGGACGACGCGCCGGACGAAGCCGCGGGGCAGAAAGAGGG
This genomic window from Planctomycetota bacterium contains:
- a CDS encoding PQQ-binding-like beta-propeller repeat protein, which produces MRAWRILWLAPLFAAASAPPSSQPADEVYLDEVKDDFLERIRKCEEARDWKGLFEHYAHGLRRYARKVVVVKARPGGASSYVSLAEYLTGRLSALPREAYEYYRLEYDGRAKAAFEKAREAGDRAALEKAVEDYFFSSAADEALDFLASRAFDEGRVQEAIFHWNRLLRFYPDSDLPPAVTAARLAHAGAAAGDEALLQSLRAWVAAKGLAGEVAVGGRRTALAAYLAGLNVSPAPRPRRPVPFPDVPDAADGLPRRGPAAGNDIRRWTYDFAADRGAETPAAPASVENLVVLRGRRVVVRGGESAPAPPYGDFPLIPAAARLGGKDYVLVTDGSRVVAFDPARVRGSSTTAGVYWKYPRDGSIVRGPSPNAGGLVVNRPLIGAAVDGEYAYVTMYSDLRTRPREGGQLANDPFEGTTSLKCLHIPTGRCVWDTDLPPLRDAVRAAGKEFFDRNFSFSSPPVVDGDRLYVGICTSPLGEQESRVLCLDKKTGRPLWTTFLASVNLARLNALGWGPARLSVSPTLLTVHGGTVYAQTNLGVVAALNGVSGHVLWLTRYPRRSPRVAGGMVETPSLRPSNAPVVWKGRVFVLPQDAEPLLVFEAREGSPVEWRVGSDRLVWNSIHRLQGVVETESDDWLVATGTQSFVIRLSNGAAHELTGANVSQSGRGAIAEGLLYLPVSGPAGGDPAGALAVYDLWTWKTLERRPWREAGEGGNLLVAGRSLVAAGSKVAVYADAETLRAEFARRLGQSPPHAESFLEFGDLMRQNGRLEEAAEAYLGFVRAAEGDPRHEARARQVRGELHAIFLRRGDEAAGAVGDTRSLHRALEFYRTAREFAYDAESEALATRKMAETYERLERWKDAVTHWQRLLEGGRELYRRESEQAITLWEHARRRIEEIVTRAPDAYDEVERRAAEALRQAEREGADALRGILERFPNSRSARDAWRRLRDLLREGGSLERLRGLYDEFRDRFKTELPFDAYQDLLELLEKLGDWERFGFELGKFAERFPDEKMSRDGGATVREYVERRRRELGARPAERVHGRGLPARTAELEAIRPPAEADGAGLGHWPLRPRGIEPPGFSAALELFVRGSSVELWDLKRKQRLWAAPCPGGYLGVQGRAASEESFGVRLTDVRSGSPAQEAGLAPGDLLVEVDGKPADEKTLEDIGSRHAPGEAVEIVLRRGDRAVRTRVMLGGHPPDRRPVVVGAAFTRDYGLAVAWEDRVAWLDPATGRARWVFRGLRPSCRIQAFHATDGRLYLLEAPDSPRGTERGTREVRSGTDGDGSEAPFDRLLCLSDATGQVLWARVFERDAEAPAGARILFLGPYLSDAVTFLLDQTRSGNRELSVWKLAAEAREGRVLFRRPLQGQVQAFAAEPDGSYLYYVTDLTNDRRERMLYGMPIERGRKPMEIALQARHLPPGAGACGLSVLGPSVVCLSVSPAQPGGDYRLCVFRDGREVRLQLPEGRTLPAGRPIEPPADREGILYVYNVPREGGGPGSDRAFLTALRGEMREGEDPLVWDAPAPVLGAGPSVAWAVLPEENAFVVFSASHAAVPGQAPEGGVAVVYDKARGGYLHLAHTDLSVPADPAGASARPPAELWRGRLYVSAREAVQVYGE
- a CDS encoding DUF1080 domain-containing protein; this translates as MTRTLLLVLTAAAATQADDGFVPLFNGKDLSGWVQRGGQAKYRVEDGAIVGSSVPNTPNSFLCTEKEYGDFILELEFKVDPALNSGVQIRSQCFEEAREVEIGGKKFKIPAGRVHGYQVEIDPSPRAFSGGIYDEGRRGWLADLKNNEAARKAFKPGEWNAFRIECRGNSIRTFINGVPAADLKDDVTPKGFIALQVHGVGKRTEPLEVRWRNLRIKELR
- a CDS encoding GNAT family N-acetyltransferase, coding for MSQVIVEPVRDRAAREEFLRLPWRLYAEDPNWVPPLLASERKILDPRRNPFWANAEAEHFLARREGRAVGRISAILNRRHNEIRGESTGFWGYFECENDPETSGALFDRAADWLRARGLSRMLGPANPSLNDPCGLLVDGFQWPPFVLMNYNPLYYVRLVEGAGFRKAIDLWAYILVHNEIVRARVDRVAAQVRERGEIVLREIRPSRLDEELEIVQSIYNDAWEKNWGFVPMTEDEVRFVAGDLKAILLPELAYIAEIRGEPAGFAFALPNINLVLKRCNGSLWPFGWWYFLRFNLRKIPTFRLVALGVRRKYQNHGLGTLFYQKFIEVGLARGYRAAELSWVLENNDLMNRPIREMGGKPYKTYRLYEKPLSSPPPAGPDPR